One part of the Arabidopsis thaliana chromosome 1 sequence genome encodes these proteins:
- a CDS encoding Tetratricopeptide repeat (TPR)-like superfamily protein, protein MFTAAIKAYGRAIELDETKIFALVESANIFLMLGSYRKGVELFEQALKISPQNISVLYGLASGLLSWSKECINLGAFGWAASLLEDARKAAKASSELASSMSCIWKLHGDIQLTYARCFPWSGGTENSEFTLKTFSDSILSWRSICYSAALSAKASYQRALHLAPWQANVYTDIAITCDLVSSLSDDSDTSSSWKLPEKMVLGALLLECENSEFWVALGCMSDNSALKLHALIRALHLDVSLAVAWAFMGQIFRESDEMKFAKQAFDCARSIDPTLALPWAGSADTYARESTSDEAFESCLRAAQISPLAEFQVGLAWLALLQGNISSPQIFACIEQAVQRSPYYPEPHNLHGLVCEARHNYHTAIASYRLALAAMSIYPESSVKSHAGKVSINLVRSLSKAGRFKESVMECANLKSKGLLDAGGLQIYAFSLWRTGQNDSALSVIRDLAGRISTREKTSIAFPISFICSLLYCISGLDSAITSIQKMPKDFFQSSKISFIVSAIHSLDQSDRLQSIVASTRSYITSQEEIVAMHYLIALSKLLKTGAGDFLGYEKGIAHLSKAIHMYPHSNLIRNLLGYILLAGEGMKDACTASRCCIINVSECANKEGLKSALEVLGGGSVACNVIGNTAPRFSFPTCHCQYLNAPVVVVELQRFLHQEPSNSSVRYLLILNLVQKAREQRFPRQLCRAIERLISVALSDETCSKEGEYKKFQLLLCASEISLQMGNIAESINHARKASSLSLPSSYLFLGHLQLCRAYAANGSTKNMQEEYRACLELKTDSNIGWICLKLIESQYNLEPDANLLEMSLQECSSQKKNSWKEWMAVYSLARGLDSTGKKDFFSAEEFLAQACSLLNSESCLLLCHGAVCMELARQSNDSQFLSLAVKSLSKVQASSLFPLPIVYTLLAQAHGSLGSKEKWEKNLRLEWFCWPPEMRPAEVYFQMHILARQSEDRPETTSGIENYQSPEKWVIRAIHTDPSCRRYWKVLDKLVQHPMS, encoded by the exons ATTGGAG GATGCCCGTAAAGCTGCAAAAGCAAGCAGTGAACTGGCCAGCAGCATGTCTTGTATATGGAAATTGCATGGAGATATTCAG CTTACATACGCAAGATGCTTTCCATGGTCTGGTGGAACTGAAAACTCAGAATTCACTTTGAAGACATTTAGTGATTCAATTCTTTCTTGGAGAAGCATTTGTTACTCAGCTGCATTGTCAGCCAAAGCTTCTTACCAGCGAGCTCTACACTTAGCCCCTTGGCAAGCTAATGTTTATACCGACATAGCCATAACTTGTGATCTTGTTTCAAGTTTAAGCGATGACTCTGATACTTCAAGTTCTTG GAAGCTACCAGAAAAGATGGTGCTGGGAGCATTATTGCTGGAATGTGAAAACTCGGAGTTCTGGGTTGCTTTGGGTTGTATGTCTGATAACAGTGCTTTGAAACTACATGCTTTGATCCGGGCATTGCATTTGGATGTATCTTTAGCCGTTGCTTGGGCTTTTATGGGCCAG ATTTTCAGGGAATCGGATGAAATGAAATTTGCAAAGCAAGCTTTTGATTGTGCTAGAAGCATAGATCCTACACTTGCGCTACCTTGGGCTGGCTCAGCTGATACTTATGCGAG GGAGTCAACATCAGATGAGGCTTTTGAGAGTTGTTTACGAGCTGCACAGATATCACCT CTTGCAGAATTCCAAGTTGGTTTGGCATGGCTTGCTTTGCTGCAGGGAAATATATCATCCCCGCAG ATTTTTGCTTGCATTGAGCAGGCAGTGCAGCGCAGCCCTTATTACCCTGAACCCCATAACCTCCATGGGCTAGTTTGCGAGGCAAGACATAATTATCACACTGCCATTGCTTCTTATAGGCTAGCACTAGCTGCAATGAGTATTTATCCCGAAAGTTCAGTAAAATCTCATGCTGGAAAAGTATCTATAAACTTGGTCAGGTCACTCAGCAAG GCAGGACGATTCAAAGAATCTGTTATGGAATGCGCTAATTTGAAGTCAAAAG GTTTGCTTGATGCCGGAGGTTTGCAAATATATGCTTTCTCTCTGTGGAGGACTGGTCAGAATGATTCGGCTCTTTCAGTGATTAGGGATCTGGCTGGTAGGATTTCTACCAGGGAAAAAACCTCCATAGCCTTCCCAATCAGCTTCATCTGTAGTCTACTTTATTGCATATCTGGGTTAGATTCTGCTATCACCAGCATCCAGAAAATGCCAAAGGATTTCTTCCAGAGTTCGAAAATCAGCTTTATAGTATCTGCCATCCATTCTCTTGATCAGAGTGATAGACTTCAGTCGATTGTTGCAAGCACTCGTAGCTATATAACATCACAAGAAGAAATAGTTGCAATGCACTATTTGATAGCACTCAGCAAATTG CTGAAAACTGGAGCAGGAGATTTCCTTGGATATGAGAAGGGGATTGCCCACCTCAGCAAAGCTATTCATATGTATCCTCATAGTAATTTGATAAG GAACCTGCTTGGATATATTTTGTTAGCTGGTGAAGGAATGAAAGATGCATGTACTGCTAGTAGATGTTGTATCATAAATGTCTCTGAGTGTGCAAATAAGGAAGGTCTGAAGTCCGCATTGGAGGTCCTTGGTGGAGGATCAGTTGCTTGCAATGTAATTGGCAATACAGCTCCTAGGTTCTCATTTCCGACATGCCATTGTCAGTATCTGAATGCtcctgttgttgttgtagaatTGCAAAG ATTCTTGCATCAAGAACCTTCGAACAGCAGTGTAAGATACTTGCTTATTCTGAATCTCGTGCAGAAGGCACGTGAGCAGAGATTTCCTCGCCAGCTTTGTAGGGCTATTGAGCGTCTAATATCTGTGGCACTCTCTGATGAGACATGTTCGAAAGAAGGCGAATATAAAAAATTCCAGCTTCTGCTTTGTGCTTCTGAGATTAGTTTACAGATGGGAAATATAGCAGAGTCCATTAACCATGCTCGAAAGGCTTCTTCCCTTTCTCTTCCAAGTAGCTATCTATTTCTAGGACATTTACAACTTTGCCGTGCCTATGCAGCAAATGGGAGTACCAAAAACATGCAAGAGGAATACAGAGCGTGTTTGGAACTCAAGACTGACTCAAATATTGGTTGGATTTGCCTGAAGCTCATAGAATCTCAGTATAATCTGGAACCTGATGCTAACCTCTTAGAGATGAGCCTACAAGAATGCTCGAGCCAGAAGAAGAATTCATGGAAAGAATGGATGGCTGTATACAGTTTAGCTCGTGGCTTAGATTCTACAGGGAAAAAAGACTTTTTCTCAGCAGAGGAATTCCTTGCACAAGCTTGTTCGTTGTTAAATTCAGAGAGCTGTCTACTTCTCTGCCATGGTGCTGTCTGCATGGAGCTGGCTAGACAGTCTAATGACTCGCAGTTTCTCTCACTAGCTGTAAAAAGTCTTAGCAAAGTTCAAGCGAGTTCATTGTTTCCTTTGCCTATCGTTTATACATTATTAGCTCAAGCACATGGAAGTCTTGGCTCTAAAGAGaaatgggagaagaatcttCGTCTGGAATGGTTCTGCTGGCCTCCAG AAATGAGACCTGCAGAAGTTTACTTCCAGATGCATATACTCGCAAGACAATCAGAAGACAGACCTGAAACCACTTCAGGGATTGAAAACTACCAAAGTCCTGAGAAATGGGTGATTAGGGCTATTCACACTGATCCTTCTTGTCGGAGATATTGGAAAGTCTTGGATAAGCTTGTTCAACATCCCATGAgctga
- a CDS encoding Calcium-binding EF-hand family protein (Calcium-binding EF-hand family protein; CONTAINS InterPro DOMAIN/s: EF-Hand 1, calcium-binding site (InterPro:IPR018247), EF-HAND 2 (InterPro:IPR018249), EF-hand-like domain (InterPro:IPR011992), Calcium-binding EF-hand (InterPro:IPR002048), EF-hand (InterPro:IPR018248); BEST Arabidopsis thaliana protein match is: calmodulin-like 38 (TAIR:AT1G76650.3); Has 14790 Blast hits to 11980 proteins in 1260 species: Archae - 1; Bacteria - 39; Metazoa - 6093; Fungi - 2725; Plants - 3859; Viruses - 2; Other Eukaryotes - 2071 (source: NCBI BLink).): MKNTQRQLSSSFMKFLEEKNRDLEAVFAYMDANRDGRISAEELKKSFKTLGEQMSDEEAEAAVKLSDIDGDGMLDINEFALLIKGNDEFTEEEKKRKIMEAFRMYIADGEDCITPGSLKMMLMKLGESRTTDDCKVMIQAFDLNADGVLSFDEFALMMR, from the coding sequence atgAAGAACACTCAACGTCAGTTATCTTCATCTTTCATGAAATTCTTAGAGGAGAAGAACAGAGACTTAGAGGCTGTGTTTGCTTACATGGATGCAAACAGAGACGGTAGAATCTCTGCAGAGGAGCTTAAGAAGAGTTTTAAGACGTTGGGAGAGCAAATGTCTGATGAAGAAGCCGAGGCTGCGGTTAAACTCTCTGATATAGACGGTGATGGGATGTTGGATATTAATGAGTTTGCTCTGCTTATCAAAGGGAATGATGAATTCActgaggaagaaaagaagaggaagataatgGAAGCTTTTAGAATGTACATTGCTGATGGAGAAGATTGCATTACTCCGGGGAGCTTGAAGATGATGCTAATGAAGCTTGGTGAGTCTAGAACCACTGATGATTGCAAAGTTATGATTCAAGCTTTTGATCTCAATGCTGATGGAGTTCTAAGCTTTGATGAGTTCGCCCTCATGATGCGCTaa